Part of the Triticum aestivum cultivar Chinese Spring chromosome 4D, IWGSC CS RefSeq v2.1, whole genome shotgun sequence genome is shown below.
aagaaaggaagaaaaaagaCGAAAAAgagaagcagcagcagcgcaaggaACCGCCTACTGGCCCGGCCCAGCTCACCTCGCCTGCGGGCGTGGCCTCAACTATTTGACGCCCGTTTGACGCCAACGGGCGTCAAATAGGACTTACCGTATCTGAGACGAGGTCTCGCTAGGAACTCTTGTCTGACACGAAGGAGGGGTGTCGATCGTCCGTGTCGCAAAAGCTAATCACCTGTTCATCTCGTCTCGCTGCTGCCATCGTCTTCCCCCGGCAAAATTTTCCGTTCGTCCAACTCCATCCCAGTCAGAGTAGAAAATCGAGTCTTTGCCCTCCTGCTCCAGGCGAGGGGGCTGCGAGATTGAAGGTCGATCCGTAATCGATTCCTACCGGTGGTACGGTACGGAAGCAAACCCTAGCCCGTTCGCATCAACTACCAGATCGATTTGCAGAAGTCCATGATTGTTACTGCGTGCGGAGAAATAGTCAGTTTCTATGATTATTTACTGAAAATATATATCAAATGATCATCGAGGTCGTCCACCGTGTGATGATTTTATTGCCGACCAATTGATCGATTCGAGTTGAGCCCTTTGGGATACGTACGTACACGATGAGTAGCAGCAAGAGGATGATGGCCGATGTATCCGGCGGTGGTTGGCTCCCGGACGAGATGATCATGGAGGTGCTGCTGCGGCTCCCCGCCAAATCCCTCCTCCGCTTCCGGGCCGTCTGCCGCTCCTGGGCGGCGCTCTTCTCCACGGAGCAGTTCCGCGGCCTCCACATGGCGACCCCCAAGGCAGCGCCGCCCAAGCTGCTCTTCGTCTCGCCCACAGCAACGTCCGACTCCTCGACGGAGGTGTGCTCAGTCTCCCTGTCAGCAGGCCCCGAAGATGACCTGAAGCTCTTCACCCTCGACTCTGCCTGCGGCGACTCGATGCAGCTGCTCATGCCGGCACCCTGCCATGGCCTCAACCTTCTGTTCGACGCCGTCGCGCCGGCCTACTACATCTGCAACGCGGCCACACGAGCCGTCACACGTCTCCCACCTTTCCCTCGCGGGTTCAGGCATGCATCTGCCGGGCTGGGGTTTGATGCCCGGACAAGAAGGTACAAGGTGGTCAGGCTAATCGGAGGGACACACGATGACATCGAGTCCGTCAGGTGTGAGGTGTACACACATGGAGACCACGTAGGTGGTGGTTCTCCTATGGATAGCTGGAGGCCGCCCGCCGGCGGAGGAGTGCCCCTTGGATTGCGCAGGTTCGCGGGTGCTGCTGTTAGTGATGCACAATTTCACAATCTACCGCCTGTGTTTGCAAACGGCTCCCTACACTGGTCGCTCCACCCTCTCTCCTCCAAAAGGCCAAGGGCTGCTGTGATATCATTTTCTCTTGCAGACGAAACCTTCAGTTTCATCGGACCGCCGCCGTTCTGGACATCGCCCGCACCCTTATTGGCATCAGATCCAGAGAGCATCCCCTATCGCAACGCGGAATTAGAAGGGCATCTTGTGCAGATGGATAACCAACTATGTATGGTCCGAGACCTTCGATATGATGGTAATACCGGTGGTTGCATTTTGGAGATCTGGAAATTGTCGGACCGTAGCTCCGGTGCTTGGTCACTGTATCATGCCGTTCATTTGTTCGGGCGTGTGGCGAGAGATCTATGTCGGCCGGAGGTTATGAGAGTTATCGGTTCCACTAGCGGCAATGGCAGGTTAGGGAAGAAGATAATCATCATTACTAGCGAGCACATAATGTACGATGAGTTTCGGAAGAAGGCTCACACCTATGACCTTAGCTCTGAATCTCTAGAGACCATTCTTTCAATCGAGGAGACACACGCATCACTTGAAGGCGTCACTCCAAGTTCAAGATTTAGTTTATTTGAAGAGAGCCTTGCTCCAGTGCATCGATTTGCTGAGCATGCTTGATCAATTGTCCTCCATACGACATCGCTTCTAGCCTTGAACCGCTTTCATTTTGTTCGAGG
Proteins encoded:
- the LOC123100433 gene encoding F-box protein At5g49610-like — its product is MSSSKRMMADVSGGGWLPDEMIMEVLLRLPAKSLLRFRAVCRSWAALFSTEQFRGLHMATPKAAPPKLLFVSPTATSDSSTEVCSVSLSAGPEDDLKLFTLDSACGDSMQLLMPAPCHGLNLLFDAVAPAYYICNAATRAVTRLPPFPRGFRHASAGLGFDARTRRYKVVRLIGGTHDDIESVRCEVYTHGDHVGGGSPMDSWRPPAGGGVPLGLRRFAGAAVSDAQFHNLPPVFANGSLHWSLHPLSSKRPRAAVISFSLADETFSFIGPPPFWTSPAPLLASDPESIPYRNAELEGHLVQMDNQLCMVRDLRYDGNTGGCILEIWKLSDRSSGAWSLYHAVHLFGRVARDLCRPEVMRVIGSTSGNGRLGKKIIIITSEHIMYDEFRKKAHTYDLSSESLETILSIEETHASLEGVTPSSRFSLFEESLAPVHRFAEHA